A genome region from Flavobacterium sp. CFS9 includes the following:
- the hisC gene encoding histidinol-phosphate transaminase: MSNRRIWLKQIGLGTIGLGLYPFETFANGSAEPIIPATDHSPILLRSNENPYGPSPKAREAMAKSISISNRYGWNLSPELISLLAKKNTVSETNILLGAGSTEILDLILQYTALQKGNFVIAETTFDYWTAPAEKLGIKKITVPLTKDKKHDLSAMLKAIDSDTKMVYICNPNNPTGTLCQREELVSFIKEATQKTIVFVDEAYIDFTNEQSLSDLVITNKNLIITKTFSKMYGLAGARIGYALAHTAMIEELSILKSSPNLSLSVVSIAAAIASLNDESFIRQVRASNEEVKKYTITQLNLLNLTCIPSHSNFIYFSLENYKKDFFQQLKDHNISGTRIYEENGKWTRITIGTMKEMQRFIQALK, encoded by the coding sequence ATGAGCAACAGAAGAATTTGGTTAAAACAAATTGGTCTAGGAACTATTGGACTTGGACTTTATCCTTTTGAAACATTTGCCAACGGCAGTGCCGAACCTATAATACCCGCTACAGATCATTCACCTATATTACTGCGCTCTAACGAGAACCCTTATGGTCCATCGCCAAAAGCCCGGGAAGCAATGGCCAAAAGCATCAGTATCAGTAATCGATACGGCTGGAATCTTTCACCGGAATTAATTTCACTTCTTGCGAAAAAGAATACTGTTTCAGAAACCAACATTCTTCTTGGTGCCGGTTCAACCGAAATTTTAGATTTAATACTTCAATATACCGCATTGCAAAAAGGCAATTTCGTAATCGCCGAAACTACCTTTGATTATTGGACAGCCCCTGCTGAAAAACTAGGCATAAAAAAAATCACAGTTCCTTTAACCAAAGACAAAAAACACGATTTATCTGCGATGCTAAAAGCCATTGATTCCGACACCAAAATGGTTTACATCTGCAATCCGAACAACCCCACTGGAACGTTATGCCAAAGAGAAGAGCTAGTCTCTTTCATCAAAGAAGCAACTCAAAAAACAATCGTTTTTGTAGATGAAGCGTACATCGATTTTACAAACGAGCAATCGTTAAGCGATCTAGTGATCACCAATAAAAACCTGATTATTACCAAAACTTTCTCCAAAATGTATGGTCTGGCGGGTGCCCGAATTGGTTATGCTCTCGCACATACTGCAATGATTGAGGAATTAAGCATTTTGAAATCGTCTCCAAACTTATCGCTCAGCGTTGTCTCTATTGCCGCAGCGATTGCTTCCCTAAACGATGAAAGTTTCATTCGCCAGGTACGCGCCTCCAACGAAGAGGTTAAAAAATATACCATAACACAACTGAATCTACTAAATTTAACCTGCATCCCTTCACATTCTAATTTTATTTACTTCTCTTTAGAAAATTACAAAAAGGACTTTTTCCAACAATTGAAAGACCACAACATATCAGGAACAAGAATTTACGAAGAAAACGGCAAATGGACCCGAATTACCATAGGCACCATGAAAGAAATGCAGCGATTTATTCAAGCCCTAAAATAA